In Pelmatolapia mariae isolate MD_Pm_ZW linkage group LG2, Pm_UMD_F_2, whole genome shotgun sequence, one DNA window encodes the following:
- the rab33a gene encoding ras-related protein Rab-33A: MTNDSPEEETRAPGGGGGGCGRGIGRKHRADDNVTILTSSMDLHRASRSRASSSSNDAAPSITSSVDLSTSSLELSIQTRIFKIIVIGDSNVGKTCLTFRFTGGSFPDKTEATIGVDFREKVVEIEGETIKVQVWDTAGQERFRKSMVEHYYRNVHAVVFVYDVTKMASFRNLQTWIEECNGHRVSASVPRVLVGNKCDLVDQIQVPSNMALKFADAHNMLLFETSAKDPRESQNVNSIFMSLACRLKAQKSLLYRDVEREDGRVRLTQETETKSTCPC; encoded by the exons ATGACCAACGATAGCCCGGAGGAGGAGACCCGAGCTCCGGGCGGCGGAGGAGGTGGTTGTGGAAGAGGAATCGGTAGAAAACACCGAGCGGATGACAATGTGACGATCCTGACATCATCCATGGATTTACACAGAGCCAGCCGGagccgagccagcagcagcagcaacgaTGCCGCCCCGAGCATCACGTCCTCCGTGGATCTGAGCACCTCCTCCCTGGAGCTGAGCATCCAGACGCGGATCTTTAAGATCATCGTCATCGGGGACTCCAACGTGGGGAAGACCTGCCTCACCTTCCGCTTCACGGGGGGCAGCTTCCCCGATAAGACCGAGGCCACCATCGGCGTGGATTTCAGGGAGAAGGTGGTGGAGATCGAAGGAGAGACTATCAAG GTGCAGGTATGGGACACAGCAGGCCAGGAGCGCTTTCGTAAATCCATGGTGGAGCACTACTACCGTAATGTCCATGCTGTGGTCTTTGTATATGATGTTACCAAGATGGCTTCCTTCCGCAACCTACAGACTTGGATAGAG GAGTGCAATGGTCATCGGGTGTCTGCATCAGTACCTCGAGTCCTAGTGGGGAACAAGTGCGACCTTGTGGACCAAATACAG GTGCCCTCCAACATGGCGCTGAAGTTCGCCGACGCCCACAACATGCTGCTATTCGAGACGTCGGCAAAGGACCCGAGAGAGAGTCAGAACGTCAACTCGATCTTTATGTCCTTGGCCTGCCGTCTGAAGGCTCAGAAGTCCCTGCTCTACAGAGACGTGGAGAGAGAGGACGGGAGAGTGCGACTCACACAAGAGACTGAGACAAAGAGTACTTGTCCTTGTTGA
- the si:ch211-159i8.4 gene encoding matrix-remodeling-associated protein 5: MALWWCAKVARSLATPWFSLLLASLLWQMIIPVHTVPSCPRSCSCPGVREVHCTFRHLTSIPKTLPKDTERLNLGYNSLTEVEGSEFRSLRQLEMLMLHGNDINTVHPGAFYSLRSLQILKLSYNKLTSINPGLFEGLVSLIRLHLDHNLIDFIEPYSFSGMTSLKLLQLEGNLLKEVHPHTFITVSVLGHFWTSGLKHLHLSDNLLEQLPAGALQTAPRLELLSLHGNPWTCDCQLHWLMEWSSTHEGVIKCKKERGSKDICPQCSSPQHLNGTLFLRLTPDKLSCERPALRSPLKKWDNPVWAESEAEPDAPYTRDFEKPLGHLTIVLSDSHGNSAHVACDVRHPEDSSPMTWAANPGSPRDLSVNVSLVTAIECEIDREKLQNLWQLVAYYYESPAILERGHQRGNASRVTYQYTQAVNENSPYFTELKGYLVAEPSWLLQPRVTLRLNRKQTTTKKLVMDFTTLITKDINIHRVEDDSDFASSWALIRRGTAGRVQIALEGSKVNLECSVITSDPQVKMEWMLPDLSVVEDVTDKIHISENGRLVILNATLSDSGVYHCVVRTKAGVDLMPLRLTIKERSLSPTAFNGEKITVERGNTFSLPCEVTSAHPSHTIWYLPRNQVLLPTQQTRRAEVMENGTLVVRRLTLEDAGEYSCLASNLYGADMLTHIVEVRGEKASERTKVQTEKEHPILTVALEEGDGSGGDFQEIVRPFSTQLPEKVGSRQRNPNGFSKRIRMKDSKRKPNKSIKELDPNRWAEILAKANAKPSAALPTEQTLEEPSTVIIQPSTAKLTTAVATMVNTAAYNLHHTTTPPDTRIELTDFPINVKLNPEVHSNTGQKENEKKHSETLESQILQTASPRTTVPSGVHQSVEQSENKHLGEGGRNVDFVSAGANRRRRPYRRRKPPVRRIHPHLNPLYHSSNKPQTTLPPTTTTTPMTTTPITTTTTTTTTTVPTTVESYETLSAEYQTEEDEYYDEYNYKTGDSLDAKEDLDSEILITAQELGISITPFPSVKETNPHVGHLPGRNHFPNPKTIVTPKKNNSAIRPIEEKMKDVVHLKKPEINKVEMTKQTQGNGINNKNLLLKALEEQEKYQIETEGRKKDTEKLVTESYNTRDIFRSTTQPRFYTRPSPEKKTLTHAKSSSSNIFTSHSARGGTRDEGTQREDKWIHKPTVKPQMSNFPVMEPLHPWLHQTNQGRGQTTTQRVTYGNQDRNTGRHTNVNPGRHFQPPRVPPTSSWSLHHHHHHHYPLYPSWPGQRSLPHQRQGSHPAALPHPWAHGAFVTNRPEITAETVKPTPTVSGAGTIRLTYSNTHLSQHHRQNHHVDGMTQTKDQLFLTRLRNRYRQAQLDRIAQLGRIVTPKPRPSYYNTPPPLLPKPNLPSQHRPYTPKPAVPTASYTSNLQPANSAKPSSSSSFSGFMPTPLPYHHTTAGALHEAGRISSRRPTAAPPFRWMFEGGGGGAKPRITTVTTASVSVLAESDVLLPCKATGNPEPNVAWTKVSTGATIPANSKHGTRFEVFKNGTFVIKNIQLQDRGQYLCTAQNRFGSDRMVITLAVQTEAPKIQPPKNTEISVYLGKNVFLDCLASGKPPAQISWILPDKTFVRDAGTLYTILSPMSLLQNGTLHIHSANFSSKGNYKCIASNAAGADTITYHLHIAALPPSISEEALDSVIIAPGRSVYLHCSVKGEPPPALKWTLPAGVQVKPSQFLGRRLFVFPNGTLFIKNVLPSDGGRYECLASNTVGIAKRTIQLDVRADSSSFSRQPPPPLPIPPTHRHATPSHQHTVSAMYGSAVYLHCPESTDSTRGTIWQLPSKTILDHRYSPERPIKVFRNGTLRILQLTELDGGSYLCVFQRPNGEDMELFQVEVLMTPPKIEHVRMAQTRVTFGENFQVDCVATGLPDPEVFWSLPDGTIINNALQSDDSGLRNRRYVMFGNGTLLLQQMGKKDEGDYTCYAKNKLGKDERKVSVKVGPNAPKIRFKSQSLVTIKLGESAKLSCEATGEPTPRITWISPQKDVIPASSDKFQIMDGGMLLVKKVTLSSEGIYTCLARNSAGDDVKNIKVEAEPQEPFINGVKGRSTTKVLGVSYQTAHLHCRVEGKPEPRVWWVTPYGLSLPAPYLGGRFQVHQNGTLELRGLRKTDEGRYMCLAKNNMGEASLLVEFDVASLAEKPTFSVPNIEILPIKPDGGELILECSARGKPNPEFSWILPNGTLLMPGARLQRFTHYLGNGTLRISRPVPADKGVYRCLAKNVAGQAEKRFALEAGRKPVIRGSTGGMKITYGLNLNLPCTVDGWPQASITWILPNGVVLDKPQTIGRISFFSNGTLQLRQMATFDKGTYICKASNSFGSSALSYPVTVMVFPPRITSTMTSITRANRGSPVMLKCVATGIPKPDISWTLPGRTTLVPHSRHTVQGGIHMTEEGSLVIQNPVLMNSGIYKCNAKNALGTDFKSTYLQVV; the protein is encoded by the exons ATATAACAGCCTGACAGAGGTGGAGGGGTCTGAATTCAGGTCACTGCGGCAGCTAGAAATGCTCATGTTGCATGGCAACGACATTAACACGGTTCATCCTGGAGCTTTTTACAGCCTGAGATCACTACAG ATCTTGAAGCTGAGTTACAACAAGCTAACGTCAATAAATCCTGGTTTGTTCGAGGGTCTTGTCAGTTTGATTCGTCTCCATTTGGACCACAACCTTATAGACTTTATAGAGCCATACTCCTTTTCTGGCATGACCTCCCTAAAACTCCTGCAGCTGGAGGGGAACCTTCTCAAAGAGGTCCACCCGCATACCTTCATAACAGTGTCAGTACTAGGACACTTTTGGACCTCAGGACTCAA ACACTTACATCTATCAGACAATCTGTTGGAGCAGTTACCTGCCGGAGCTCTGCAGACAGCTCCCAGACTTGAGCTCCTCTCGTTACATGGTAATCCTTGGACCTGCGACTGTCAGCTCCACTGGTTGATGGAATGGAGCTCCACACATGAAG GAGTAATAAAGTGTAAGAAGGAACGTGGATCCAAAGACATATGCCCACAGTGTTCCTCACCTCAGCACCTGAATGGGACCCTTTTTCTCAGGTTAACTCCAGACAAGCTTTCATGTGAACGACCGGCTCTTCGTTCCCCTCTCAAAAAGTGGGACAATCCAGTGTGGGCTGAATCAGAAGCAGAGCCTGACGCTCCATACACTCGGGACTTTGAAAAACCTTTAGGTCATCTGACCATTGTTCTCTCAGATAGCCATGGAAACAGTGCTCATGTGGCATGTGATGTTCGCCATCCTGAAGACAGTTCACCTATGACGTGGGCGGCAAATCCAGGTTCACCTAGGGACTTATCTGTCAATGTATCACTGGTGACTGCTATTGAATGCGAGATTGATCGAGAGAAATTGCAAAATCTGTGGCAACTGGTTGCGTATTACTACGAAAGCCCTGCAATTTTGGAGAGAGGTCATCAGAGGGGAAATGCAAGTAGAGTAACCTATCAGTACACACAAGCTGTGAATGAGAACTCTCCGTATTTCACAGAACTAAAAGGGTATTTGGTAGCAGAACCCTCATGGCTGCTTCAACCCAGAGTCACTTTGAGGCTTAATAGAAAGCAGACAACGACCAAGAAACTGGTGATGGATTTCACTACTTTAATAACAAAGGACATCAACATCCACAGGGTTGAAGATGACAGTGACTTTGCGTCTTCCTGGGCACTAATTCGCAGAGGGACAGCAGGACGCGTTCAGATTGCTCTTGAAGGGTCAAAGGTTAACTTAGAGTGCAGTGTTATTACATCTGATCCACAGGTGAAAATGGAGTGGATGCTTCCAGATTTGTCCGTTGTGGAGGATGTAACTGATAAAATACACATTTCTGAAAATGGGCGGCTTGTGATTTTGAATGCCACACTGTCTGACTCCGGTGTCTACCACTGTGTTGTCAGAACTAAAGCCGGTGTGGACTTGATGCCCTTGAGACTCACCATCAAAGAGCGCTCACTGAGTCCAACAGCTTTCAATGGTGAGAAAATTACAGTTGAGAGAGGGAACACTTTCTCTCTTCCTTGTGAGGTGACCTCGGCTCATCCCAGTCACACTATATGGTATCTACCCAGAAATCAAGTTCTTCTCCCCACACAACAGACAAGAAGAGCAGAAGTGATGGAGAATGGGACGTTGGTTGTACGAAGACTGACACTAGAAGACGCAGGGGAATATAGCTGCTTGGCCTCCAATCTGTATGGAGCTGACATGCTGACTCACATAGTGGAAGTCAGGGGAGAAAAGGCTTCTGAAAGGACTAAAGTACAAACTGAGAAAGAGCATCCTATTTTGACAGTTGCTTTGGAAGAAGGAGACGGCTCAGGGGGAGATTTTCAAGAAATTGTGCGTCCTTTTTCTACACAACTCCCTGAGAAGGTGGGATCGAGGCAAAGGAATCCTAACGGTTTTTCGAAAAGGATACGAATGAAAGATTCAAAGAGAAAACCTAATAAATCCATTAAGGAGTTGGATCCAAATCGTTGGGCAGAGATACTGGCAAAAGCTAATGCGAAACCAAGTGCTGCTCTGCCCACTGAGCAGACACTTGAGGAGCCAAGCACAGTAATCATCCAACCAAGTACAGCCAAGCTTACAACTGCAGTTGCAACTATGGTTAATACTGCTGCTTACAACTTAcatcacaccaccacacctcctgATACCAGGATAGAATTGACAGATTTTCCTATCAATGTGAAACTTAATCCTGAGGTACATTCAAACACAGGCCAAAAGGAGAATGAGAAAAAACACTCTGAAACATTAGAAAGTCAGATTCTTCAGACTGCTTCTCCCAGGACTACAGTTCCTTCTGGAGTTCATCAGTCAGTCGAACAGTCAGAAAATAAGCACTTAGGAGAGGGAGGAAGAAACGTTGACTTTGTTTCTGCTGGTGCAAACAGAAGAAGGCGCCCTTACAGACGTAGAAAACCCCCAGTGAGAAGAATCCACCCACATCTTAACCCCCTCTATCATTCATCAAACAAACCCCAAACAACTCTtcccccaacaacaaccaccactccAATGACAACAACGCCCATTACAACTACCactactacaactacaacaACTGTTCCAACCACAGTGGAAAGCTATGAAACCTTATCTGCTGAGTATCAGACAGAGGAAGATGAGTACTATGATGAATATAATTACAAAACTGGTGACAGTTTGGATGCTAAGGAAGATTTAGATAGTGAAATCCTTATTACAGCTCAGGAGCTTGGCATTAGCATTACCCCCTTTCCATCAGTTAAGGAAACTAATCCCCACGTAGGTCATTTGCCAGGTAGAAACCATTTTCCTAATCCAAAGACAATCGTCActcctaaaaaaaataattcagctATACGGCCTATTGAAGAAAAGATGAAGGATGTTGTACACTTAAAGAAACCCGAGATAAATAAAGTAGAGATGACAAAACAAACTCAAGGAAATGGCATCAACAATAAAAACCTGCTTCTAAAAGCATTGGAGGAGCAAGAGAAATATCAAATAGAGacagaaggaagaaagaaagacacagaaAAGTTGGTTACAGAGAGCTACAATACACGAGATATCTTTAGGTCAACAACACAACCGAGATTTTACACTCGACCTTcaccagagaaaaaaacactaaCGCATGCAAAATCTTCATCCTCCAACATCTTTACATCACATTCAGCAAGAGGTGGAACGAGAGATGAGGGCACACAAAGAGAAGACAAATGGATACACAAACCAACTGTAAAGCCTCAAATGAGCAATTTCCCCGTAATGGAGCCCCTTCACCCCTGGCTTCATCAAACCAACCAGGGAAGAGGACAAACTACCACCCAGAGGGTTACATATGGAAACCaagacagaaacacaggaaGGCACACTAATGTGAATCCAGGCAGGCATTTCCAGCCTCCCAGAGTCCCTCCAACCTCTAGCTGGTCTttacaccatcatcatcatcatcattatcccCTCTACCCTTCCTGGCCAGGACAAAGATCTTTACCTCATCAAAGACAAG GGTCACACCCTGCAGCTCTCCCGCACCCATGGGCTCATGGCGCATTTGTCACCAACAGACCAGAAATTACAGCTGAAACAGTCAAACCCACACCCACTGTTTCAGGAGCAGGGACTATCAGACTGACTTACTCAAACACCCACCTATCCCAACATCATCGTCAGAATCATCATGTGGATGGCATGACCCAAACAAAAGACCAACTGTTTCTAACCAGGCTGAGGAACAGATACAGACAG GCACAGCTTGATCGCATTGCTCAGCTGGGGAGAATAGTTACACCCAAACCACGCCCTAGTTACTACAATACTCCACCCCCCTTACTGCCTAAACCCAACCTTCCATCCCAACATAGACCTTACACCCCCAAACCAGCAGTGCCTACTGCCTCTTACACAAGCAACCTTCAGCCCGCAAACTCTGCTAagccttcatcatcatcatcattctcTGGTTTCATGCCGACTCCTCTTCCCTACCATCACACCACCGCTGGGGCTTTGCATGAAG CAGGACGAATTAGCTCCCGCCGTCCTACAGCTGCACCTCCTTTCCGATGGATGTTtgaaggtggtggtggtggggctAAACCTCGCATTACCACAGTTACCACAGCAAGCGTGTCAGTGCTGGCAGAGAGTGATGTCCTCCTGCCGTGCAAAGCAACCGGGAATCCTGAACCCAATGTTGCTTGGACGAAAGTCTCAACAG GTGCCACTATCCCAGCTAACAGCAAGCACGGTACCCGCTTTGAAGTCTTCAAAAATGGAACTTTTGTTATTAAAAACATCCAGCTTCAGGATCGAGGACAGTACCTTTGCACAGCCCAGAACAGGTTTGGATCAGATCGGATGGTCATCACCTTAGCTGTCCAAACTGAGGCACCCAAGATTCAACCACCCAAGAACACAGAGATATCAGTCTACTtaggaaaaaatgtgtttctggaCTGCCTGGCCTCTGGCAAACCACCAGCCCAGATTTCTTGGATTCTCCCAGACAAAACATTTGTTCGTGATGCCGGGACTCTTTACACTATCCTCTCTCCAATGTCTCTGCTTCAGAATGGGACCCTTCACATTCATTCTGCTAATTTCTCCAGCAAAGGGAACTATAAATGTATTGCAAGCAATGCAGCAGGTGCAGATACAATTACTTATCATCTGCACATAGCAGCTCTGCCTCCAAGCATAAGCGAAGAAGCACTGGATAGTGTGATCATTGCTCCAG GCAGAAGTGTctatcttcactgctctgtgaAGGGCGAACCACCACCTGCTCTCAAGTGGACGCTCCCAGCAGGTGTCCAAGTCAAACCATCACAGTTTCTGGGACGCAGGCTGTTTGTCTTCCCAAATGGGACACTGTTCATCAAGAATGTTCTGCCATCTGATGGTGGGAG GTATGAGTGTTTGGCCAGTAACACTGTGGGAATTGCCAAAAGAACAATCCAGCTGGATGTGAGAGCAGATTCCTCTTCCTTCTCTCGccaacctcctcctcctcttcccatTCCTCCAACACACCGGCATGCTACCCCATCCCATCAACACACCGTCTCAGCTATGTATGGTTCTGCTGTTTACCTCCATTGTCCGGAGTCTACTGACTCCACGAGAGGGACCATCTGGCAACTACCATCCAAAACGATCCTGGATCATCGATACAG TCCAGAGAGACCAATTAAAGTTTTCCGTAATGGGACCCTAAGGATTCTTCAATTAACTGAGCTGGATGGTGGAAGTTATCTGTGTGTCTTCCAGCGACCCAATGGAGAGGACATGGAGCTTTTCCAG GTTGAGGTGTTAATGACCCCTCCGAAAATCGAACATGTGAGGATGGCACAGACCAGGGTCACTTTTGGGGAAAACTTCCAg GTGGACTGTGTGGCAACTGGCCTACCCGATCCAGAAGTTTTCTGGAGTCTTCCAGATGGAACAATAATCAACAACGCCCTTCAGTCAGATGATAGCGGCCTTCGTAACCGCCGATATGTTATGTTTGGCAATGGAACTTTACTTCTCCAGCAGATGGGCAAAAAAGATGAGGGTGACTACACCTGTTATGCCAAGAACAAACTGggaaaagatgaaagaaaagtgaGCGTCAAAGTGGGACCAAATGCTCCGAAAATTAGATTCAAGTCACAGTCACTAGTGACGATAAAACTGGGAGAATCAGCCAAACTGAGTTGTGAGGCAACTGGTGAACCTACACCTAGAATCACATGGATCTCACCACAAAAGGATGTCATACCAGCATCATCCGACAAATTTCAGATTATGGATGGTGGAATGTTACTCGTAAAGAAAGTGACACTGTCTAGTGAAGGAATATATACATGTTTGGCACGAAATTCAGCTGGTGATGATGTAAAGAACATAAAAGTTGAAGCTGAGCCCCAGGAACCCTTTATCAATGGTGTGAAAGGGAGGAGTACCACCAAGGTTTTGGGTGTATCGTACCAAACAGCACATCTGCATTGTAGAGTGGAAGGAAAACCCGAACCAAGAGTCTGGTGGGTTACTCCTTATGGCCTCTCACTCCCAGCACCCTACCTCGGAGGTCGCTTTCAAGTCCATCAAAATGGTACCTTGGAGCTGAGGGGGTTAAGGAAAACAGATGAAGGGAGGTATATGTGTCTAGCAAAAAACAACATGGGGGAAGCCTCACTTTTGGTTGAATTTGATGTAGCATCATTAGCAGAGAAACCTACTTTTTCTGTTCCCAATATTGAGATCTTACCAATAAAGCCAGATGGAGGGGAACTGATTCTTGAGTGCTCTGCCCGTGGCAAGCCAAACCCAGAGTTTTCATGGATACTACCCAATGGCACATTGTTGATGCCTGGTGCTAGACTCCAGCGGTTCACCCATTATTTAGGCAATGGAACTCTGCGGATCTCTCGACCAGTTCCAGCTGATAAAGGAGTGTATCGGTGCCTAGCAAAAAATGTTGCAGGACAAGCAGAGAAACGTTTTGCCCTGGAAGCTGGGAGAAAGCCAGTGATCAGAGGATCTACAG GTGGGATGAAGATCACTTATGGCCTCAATCTGAACTTGCCTTGCACTGTGGATGGCTGGCCGCAGGCATCAATCACATGGATCCTGCCCAATGGTGTTGTTTTGGACAAACCTCAAACTATTGGCCGAATATCTTTCTTTTCCAATGGTACGCTCCAGCTCAGGCAGATGGCTACCTTTGACAAAGGAACATATATTTGTAAAGCCTCCAACTCTTTCGGGTCGTCAGCACTATCCTACCCAGTCACTGTGATGGTGTTCCCTCCACGAATCACAAGTACAATGACTTCCATCACCAGAGCGAACAGGGGATCGCCCGTGATGTTAAAGTGTGTCGCAACTGGTATTCCCAAGCCAGACATTTCATGGACGTTACCTGGGCGCACCACACTGGTTCCCCACAGCCGGCACACAGTACAGGGAGGAATTCATATGACAGAGGAGGGCAGTCTGGTCATACAGAACCCTGTGCTCATGAACTCTGGTATTTACAAATGCAACGCAAAAAATGCCCTCGGAACAGATTTCAAATCGACGTACTTACAAGTTGTTTGA